The following proteins come from a genomic window of Armatimonadota bacterium:
- a CDS encoding sugar ABC transporter permease yields the protein MSKRNQKVGYLFITPAVLHLFLFAVLPIGYALYLSLFRWNLLKDTKPFVGIGNYIDSVQDPHFWNAMWNSARFTLTSVPAGMLVALLVAILVAQKLRGVTIFRTLFYIPAISSGVAISMLWIYVYLPQSGLINVASSMFGIPDIDFLNKEEWAMWALVFMSIWTGLGPKMIIYVAGLLGIPETLYEAAELDGAGGWQRFWRITLPMLSPTTLFVLVTSTIGAFQLFTPIYMMTKGGPNDTTNVIGYHIYREAWQKFHVGSAAAQSFLLLIIIAGVAYAQYRMMKSQLEGYSAG from the coding sequence GTGAGCAAGCGCAACCAGAAGGTCGGCTACCTCTTCATCACCCCGGCGGTGCTGCACCTGTTCCTGTTCGCGGTCTTGCCGATCGGGTACGCGCTGTACCTTTCGCTCTTCCGATGGAACCTGTTGAAGGACACGAAGCCGTTCGTCGGGATCGGGAACTACATCGATTCGGTGCAGGACCCGCATTTCTGGAACGCGATGTGGAACAGCGCGCGGTTCACGCTGACCAGCGTGCCGGCTGGGATGTTGGTCGCGTTGCTCGTGGCCATCCTTGTTGCTCAAAAGCTGCGCGGGGTCACGATATTCCGCACTCTGTTCTATATCCCCGCGATCAGCAGCGGTGTCGCGATCTCGATGCTCTGGATCTACGTCTACCTGCCGCAGAGCGGGCTGATCAATGTCGCTTCGTCTATGTTTGGCATACCAGACATAGACTTTTTGAATAAAGAGGAGTGGGCGATGTGGGCGCTGGTGTTCATGTCGATCTGGACCGGGCTCGGGCCGAAGATGATCATATACGTCGCGGGTCTGCTGGGGATCCCGGAGACGCTCTACGAGGCCGCGGAGCTGGACGGCGCAGGCGGTTGGCAGCGGTTCTGGCGCATCACGCTGCCGATGCTTTCGCCCACGACGCTGTTCGTCCTCGTGACTTCGACCATTGGGGCGTTCCAGCTCTTCACGCCGATCTACATGATGACGAAGGGCGGGCCGAACGACACGACCAACGTGATCGGCTACCACATATACCGCGAGGCGTGGCAGAAGTTTCACGTCGGCTCGGCGGCTGCGCAGTCGTTCCTGCTGCTGATCATCATCGCCGGGGTGGCGTACGCGCAGTACCGGATGATGAAGAGCCAGCTTGAGGGCTATAGCGCGGGGTAG
- a CDS encoding Fic family protein, with product MSRYEFSGEDDSAFEPGSDGSVLKNRLAIIDPKEIGQVEAHALFVAIAWSDEAFDFETEFSFEIIKDMHRQWLGHIYPFAGELRTVNVTKDGFMFAPVAYLENSIREIDSLVRENTPCEGLHRPELVAAIALVHSELLLVHPFREGNGRIARWLADLMAIQGGLPPLDWAFEENSEARREEYFAALRRAYIKQPGELEALVDQALTRALTS from the coding sequence ATGAGCCGATACGAATTTAGTGGCGAAGACGACAGCGCATTCGAACCAGGCTCGGACGGTTCAGTCTTAAAGAACCGGCTTGCCATCATTGACCCGAAAGAGATCGGGCAGGTCGAGGCTCACGCACTGTTCGTGGCGATCGCCTGGAGCGACGAAGCGTTCGACTTCGAAACAGAATTCAGTTTTGAGATCATCAAGGATATGCACCGGCAGTGGTTAGGACACATATATCCCTTTGCCGGTGAGTTGCGCACAGTTAATGTGACCAAGGACGGCTTCATGTTCGCCCCCGTCGCGTATCTGGAAAACTCAATACGCGAAATTGATTCGCTAGTGCGTGAAAACACGCCTTGTGAAGGGCTCCATAGACCGGAGTTGGTCGCAGCGATCGCACTCGTGCATTCAGAATTGCTCTTGGTCCATCCGTTTCGCGAGGGGAACGGACGAATCGCTCGGTGGCTCGCCGATCTGATGGCGATACAAGGAGGGTTGCCGCCGCTAGACTGGGCGTTCGAAGAAAACTCGGAGGCCCGGCGAGAAGAGTATTTTGCTGCCTTAAGGCGCGCGTACATCAAACAGCCGGGAGAATTAGAGGCGCTCGTCGACCAAGCGCTTACGCGCGCTTTGACTTCTTGA
- a CDS encoding sugar ABC transporter substrate-binding protein: MRWCVAVLLALVVAGCGSLGDGRTIVRMADWSGAGDDSDFNKLVKQIYAEFEQKHPDLDLRIEGTPGDMQAYVTKMLLSHVAHTAPDVMRIDASSAAIFIDNGVLMDLRPYIEDDPEVDLDDFFPNAVDITRRGNAIYGLPMGFTPMVLYYNKRLFDEAGVAYPDGTWTFSDFLDAARRLTTNDVYGFEFANWMAGWILFLWNNGGDVLSPEGTTAVGYFDSSECVEAVQFIHDLVIVHKVSPTLSQTAALGVDLFANGKAAMKIVGHWAIIGYQSSKHISIAEIGVAPLPSNLDEPVTVMYESGLAIFKDAKHPDAGWALIRHMLSYDVQTRYNASGIEVCALRAVAEEAADPVASRVKNRVVPAALEQAFVAIIPSARAPWGAKVERYNLVEPIGEKMMDRVLRQGVSVKVALRDAAREIDEELTKE; encoded by the coding sequence ATGCGTTGGTGCGTCGCTGTCTTGCTTGCGCTGGTCGTCGCCGGGTGTGGAAGCCTGGGCGATGGGCGGACGATCGTGCGGATGGCGGACTGGTCGGGCGCGGGGGACGACAGCGACTTCAACAAGCTCGTCAAACAGATTTACGCCGAGTTCGAGCAAAAGCACCCGGACCTCGATCTGCGGATCGAGGGGACGCCGGGGGACATGCAGGCGTACGTAACCAAGATGCTGCTGAGCCACGTCGCGCACACTGCGCCCGACGTGATGCGGATCGACGCGAGCAGCGCAGCGATCTTCATCGACAACGGCGTGCTGATGGACCTTCGTCCGTACATCGAGGACGACCCGGAGGTTGATCTCGACGACTTCTTTCCGAACGCGGTGGACATCACCCGGCGGGGGAACGCGATCTACGGTCTGCCGATGGGGTTCACGCCGATGGTGCTTTATTACAACAAGCGGCTTTTCGACGAAGCGGGTGTGGCGTATCCCGACGGCACGTGGACTTTTTCCGACTTCCTCGATGCGGCTCGTCGGTTGACCACTAATGATGTTTACGGTTTCGAGTTCGCCAATTGGATGGCCGGTTGGATCCTGTTCCTCTGGAACAACGGTGGTGATGTTCTGTCTCCCGAAGGAACGACGGCTGTAGGCTATTTTGACTCATCGGAGTGCGTCGAAGCGGTGCAGTTCATCCACGACCTTGTGATCGTCCACAAGGTCTCGCCGACTCTGTCACAGACCGCCGCGCTGGGCGTCGATCTGTTCGCGAACGGAAAGGCGGCGATGAAGATCGTCGGGCACTGGGCGATCATCGGTTACCAGAGTTCGAAGCACATCTCGATTGCGGAGATCGGAGTAGCGCCGCTGCCTAGCAACTTGGACGAACCGGTCACCGTCATGTACGAGAGCGGGCTCGCGATATTCAAGGACGCGAAGCACCCGGACGCCGGCTGGGCGCTGATCAGGCATATGCTGAGCTACGACGTGCAGACGCGGTACAACGCGAGCGGGATCGAGGTCTGCGCGCTTCGCGCCGTGGCTGAAGAGGCGGCCGACCCCGTCGCATCGCGCGTGAAAAACCGCGTCGTGCCCGCGGCGCTGGAGCAGGCGTTCGTCGCGATCATCCCCTCCGCGCGCGCGCCGTGGGGCGCGAAGGTCGAGCGGTACAACCTCGTTGAGCCGATCGGCGAAAAGATGATGGACCGCGTGTTGCGCCAGGGCGTTTCCGTCAAAGTGGCGCTAAGGGACGCGGCGAGGGAGATCGACGAAGAGCTGACCAAGGAGTGA
- a CDS encoding WecB/TagA/CpsF family glycosyltransferase, producing MSTQLPTIELSGMRLAKARGQEVLDHVFEELSHGKGGWLITANLDFLRRFCREPEMRALYEQADVTVADGMPLVWAARIQGDRLPERVTGSSMVWSLASRASAEGRTLYLLGGDEGTGDAAAQEFTRRSPKLTISGVSAPMFSNPPTEQEIADVKQLFAADPPDILLVGLGSPKQEILIQALRKSLPGTWMIGVGISFSFVAGKVRRAPRWMQRSGLEWLHRLFQEPRRLARRYLIDDIPFSIVLFSRALGSRFRRK from the coding sequence ATGAGCACGCAACTGCCGACTATCGAGCTATCCGGCATGCGGCTCGCAAAAGCGCGCGGCCAAGAGGTTCTGGACCACGTTTTTGAAGAGCTGTCGCACGGCAAAGGCGGCTGGCTCATCACGGCGAACCTCGACTTCTTGCGGCGGTTCTGCCGTGAGCCCGAAATGCGCGCGCTGTACGAGCAGGCGGACGTGACCGTCGCCGACGGCATGCCGCTCGTCTGGGCGGCACGGATCCAGGGCGACCGGCTTCCAGAGCGCGTGACCGGATCGTCGATGGTCTGGTCGCTCGCCTCGCGTGCCAGCGCCGAGGGGCGGACGCTGTACCTTCTCGGCGGCGACGAAGGAACCGGCGACGCGGCGGCGCAAGAGTTCACGCGCCGATCGCCGAAACTGACAATCTCCGGTGTCTCGGCTCCCATGTTTTCGAACCCCCCGACTGAACAAGAGATTGCGGATGTGAAGCAACTGTTCGCCGCCGATCCTCCCGACATCTTGCTCGTCGGACTCGGTAGCCCAAAACAGGAGATTTTGATCCAGGCTCTTCGCAAGTCGCTCCCGGGGACATGGATGATCGGGGTCGGAATCAGCTTCAGCTTTGTCGCGGGCAAGGTGCGGCGGGCTCCGCGCTGGATGCAGCGATCTGGGCTTGAGTGGCTTCACCGGCTGTTTCAAGAGCCGCGGCGCCTGGCGCGGCGGTATCTGATCGACGACATCCCGTTCTCGATCGTGCTGTTCAGCAGAGCGCTCGGGTCGCGCTTTCGGCGTAAGTGA
- a CDS encoding DUF1549 domain-containing protein has translation MRRPCSGGRLVPLLFLSLVGVCQSLPASAEDASEDLLEYDRIIQPADREHWSYQPIRKPPIPKVRDTAWPRNPIDAFILEKLESQSWRPAPLVQKHVLLRRIFLDLIGLPPTLAEQERFLNDSSPHSLELVIDDLLSRPGYGERWGRHWLDLVRYAETNGYERDAIKPHAWRYRDYVIAAFNSDKPYNRFVLEQLAGDELPDSSAETMIATGYSRLGPWDDEPADPQQDRFDQMDDLVRTTSRVFLGLTLGCCRCHNHKFDALTMHDYYRMVAIFNPLVRPQLGRKELDLPAGSRREFSAVAERDRLISENSNQIASLRNSFRNEFLKSGRSELSPKVIAAFRSEPKNRTAEQKDFVKQHAKQLDAELSAA, from the coding sequence ATGCGGCGACCTTGTTCTGGCGGGCGATTGGTCCCTCTTCTGTTTTTGTCGCTCGTTGGAGTGTGTCAGAGTCTTCCAGCATCTGCCGAAGACGCCTCCGAGGATCTCCTGGAATACGACCGGATCATTCAACCGGCCGACCGTGAGCACTGGTCGTATCAGCCCATTCGTAAACCACCGATTCCAAAAGTTCGAGATACCGCTTGGCCGCGAAATCCGATCGACGCCTTTATTCTGGAGAAACTGGAATCCCAAAGTTGGCGACCTGCGCCGCTGGTTCAGAAACATGTTCTGTTACGACGAATTTTTCTCGACCTGATCGGCCTGCCGCCGACTTTGGCAGAGCAGGAACGTTTTCTTAACGATTCTTCTCCCCACTCTCTGGAGTTGGTGATCGACGATTTGCTTTCCCGGCCCGGTTACGGGGAACGCTGGGGACGACATTGGCTTGATTTAGTCCGTTACGCAGAGACCAACGGTTACGAACGGGACGCCATCAAACCGCATGCCTGGCGATACCGGGATTACGTCATCGCGGCATTCAATAGCGACAAACCGTACAACCGCTTTGTTCTGGAACAACTCGCCGGTGATGAACTTCCCGATTCCAGTGCCGAAACCATGATAGCGACCGGATATTCCCGTCTCGGACCGTGGGACGATGAGCCGGCCGACCCGCAACAAGATCGCTTCGACCAGATGGATGATCTGGTGCGGACCACCTCACGAGTGTTTCTGGGGCTCACTTTGGGTTGCTGCCGTTGTCACAACCACAAATTCGACGCGCTGACCATGCACGATTATTACCGCATGGTGGCGATCTTCAATCCGTTGGTTCGCCCTCAGTTGGGACGCAAGGAATTGGATCTGCCGGCCGGTTCGCGAAGAGAATTCTCCGCCGTTGCCGAACGGGATCGTCTGATCTCGGAGAACAGCAATCAAATCGCTTCGTTACGTAACAGTTTTCGTAACGAATTTCTCAAATCCGGTCGTAGCGAACTGTCTCCCAAAGTGATTGCAGCGTTTCGCTCCGAACCGAAAAATCGAACGGCCGAGCAGAAGGATTTCGTCAAACAGCATGCGAAACAATTGGATGCGGAATTATCCGCTGCATT